A stretch of the Bacillus sp. FJAT-18017 genome encodes the following:
- the ppaX gene encoding pyrophosphatase PpaX, which translates to MKIDTILFDLDGTLIDTNDLIINSFLHTLGHYYPNKYQRDDVLPFMGPSLRETFGAMDSENVEEMIVTYRKFNVENHDELVKEFPNVLEAVQALKEGGYKIGIVTTKMHDVVMKGLKLAKLDKYFDVIVALDHVTKEKPDPEPILLALEKLGSKPETAIMVGDNYHDILAGKNAGTLTAGVAWSAKGREYLEKFEPDFMLESMTDILGIVGVETE; encoded by the coding sequence ATGAAAATTGATACAATCCTATTTGACCTCGATGGGACGCTGATTGATACAAATGACCTAATTATCAACTCGTTCCTTCATACGCTGGGCCACTATTATCCTAATAAATATCAGCGTGATGATGTTCTGCCATTCATGGGGCCATCGCTCCGTGAGACGTTCGGTGCGATGGATTCAGAGAATGTTGAGGAAATGATTGTGACCTACCGCAAGTTTAATGTTGAAAATCATGATGAGCTGGTTAAGGAATTCCCCAATGTACTCGAGGCTGTCCAAGCACTGAAGGAAGGCGGGTACAAGATTGGCATTGTGACGACGAAGATGCACGATGTCGTCATGAAGGGCCTGAAGCTGGCAAAATTGGACAAGTACTTTGATGTGATTGTCGCGCTGGACCATGTGACAAAGGAAAAGCCGGATCCGGAACCAATCCTGCTTGCGTTGGAGAAGCTTGGCTCAAAGCCGGAAACTGCAATCATGGTCGGTGATAACTATCACGATATTTTGGCTGGGAAAAATGCCGGGACTCTGACTGCCGGGGTTGCCTGGTCAGCCAAGGGCCGAGAGTATTTGGAAAAATTCGAGCCCGATTTCATGCTTGAGAGTATGACCGATATTCTCGGCATCGTAGGCGTTGAGACGGAATGA
- a CDS encoding acyltransferase, giving the protein MRRTERFPVEGANSLWHVYKTVPFLKVVKNFIVIQLARYTPVLGMKNWLYRNFLDMKVGEHTSFALMVMLDIMFPEKISVGHNTVIGYNTTILAHEYLIKEYRLGKVRIGSEVMIGANSTILPGVVIGDGAIVSAGTLVHKDVPAGSFVGGNPMRVIYTAEELAKRNENDPIYGKDKE; this is encoded by the coding sequence ATGAGGCGGACCGAACGGTTTCCTGTCGAAGGCGCCAATTCGCTCTGGCACGTATATAAAACCGTCCCATTTTTAAAAGTGGTCAAGAACTTCATTGTCATCCAGCTTGCCCGCTATACGCCGGTCCTTGGGATGAAGAACTGGCTATATCGGAATTTCCTTGATATGAAAGTCGGCGAGCACACCTCGTTTGCGCTGATGGTGATGCTCGATATCATGTTCCCCGAGAAGATATCGGTCGGGCATAACACGGTGATTGGTTACAATACAACGATTCTCGCTCATGAGTATCTTATTAAGGAATACCGGCTCGGTAAGGTTAGGATTGGCAGCGAGGTTATGATTGGGGCCAATTCGACAATCCTGCCGGGTGTTGTGATCGGCGACGGGGCTATTGTTTCTGCCGGAACGCTTGTGCATAAGGATGTTCCTGCCGGCTCGTTTGTCGGCGGCAATCCGATGCGGGTTATTTATACGGCTGAGGAATTAGCGAAACGAAATGAGAATGACCCGATTTATGGGAAAGATAAAGAATAG
- a CDS encoding ATP phosphoribosyltransferase regulatory subunit: MGRLFMFEKPLGMRDTLPELFEKKKRVRAFVEEMIGRWGYRFIETPALEYYETVGEASAILDQQLFKLLDQQGHTLVLRPDMTAPIARVAASRLMKDDTPLKLAYSANVFRAQQREGGRPAEFEQIGVECLNDETVSCDGEAIALLTESLEAAGLKEFQISIGHISFVDELFQQILGTSERADQLRKFLYEKNYVGYREHVKNLGLSSIDRQRLLQFLDLRGGADVIGQALDLTENEKGQDAIRQLTELWEILEDYGVGSRVKFDLTLVSHMSYYTGILFEVYADGVGFPLGNGGRYNGLLEKFGRTAGATGFAIRLDRLLEALGDVEADGEIHAILFSPERRKEAFEAASILRKEGKRAVLQDIGGVRNVDAFARNFSEITYLLGGIQHG, encoded by the coding sequence GTGGGCCGTTTGTTTATGTTTGAGAAACCGCTGGGCATGCGCGATACGCTGCCTGAGCTTTTTGAAAAAAAGAAAAGGGTGCGCGCCTTTGTTGAAGAGATGATTGGCCGCTGGGGCTATCGGTTTATAGAGACACCGGCATTGGAGTATTACGAAACAGTCGGCGAGGCGTCGGCAATCCTAGACCAGCAGCTGTTCAAGCTGCTTGACCAGCAGGGCCACACGCTTGTGCTCAGGCCGGATATGACGGCACCAATCGCACGGGTGGCTGCATCGAGGCTGATGAAAGACGATACACCTCTAAAACTAGCATACTCGGCAAATGTATTCAGGGCGCAGCAGCGCGAGGGAGGCCGGCCCGCAGAGTTTGAACAAATTGGCGTAGAGTGCCTGAATGATGAGACAGTTTCATGTGACGGAGAAGCGATCGCGCTTTTAACAGAATCGCTGGAGGCCGCGGGATTGAAAGAGTTCCAGATTTCGATCGGCCACATTAGTTTTGTTGATGAACTGTTTCAGCAAATCCTTGGAACGAGCGAACGCGCCGATCAGCTGCGCAAATTTCTTTATGAAAAAAATTATGTAGGTTACCGGGAGCATGTTAAAAACCTGGGTCTGTCTTCAATTGATCGCCAGCGTCTTCTGCAATTTCTTGATCTTCGCGGTGGAGCAGATGTAATTGGGCAGGCGCTTGATTTGACCGAGAATGAGAAAGGCCAGGACGCAATCCGCCAGCTGACGGAGTTATGGGAAATCCTTGAGGACTATGGTGTTGGCAGCCGCGTCAAGTTTGACCTTACGCTAGTCAGCCATATGAGTTATTACACGGGTATCCTGTTTGAGGTGTATGCGGACGGGGTTGGCTTTCCGCTCGGGAACGGCGGCAGGTACAACGGCCTTCTAGAAAAGTTCGGCAGGACGGCGGGTGCAACCGGGTTTGCAATTAGGCTTGACCGCCTGCTGGAAGCGCTTGGGGATGTCGAAGCCGATGGGGAAATCCATGCTATCTTATTTTCGCCGGAACGGAGGAAAGAGGCGTTCGAAGCAGCTTCAATTTTACGAAAAGAAGGCAAGCGTGCTGTGCTTCAGGATATTGGCGGCGTCAGGAATGTCGATGCGTTCGCAAGGAACTTTAGCGAGATTACTTACCTCCTTGGAGGGATTCAGCATGGATAG
- the hisG gene encoding ATP phosphoribosyltransferase: protein MDRWLTIAMPKGRIFEEAAELLREAGYQLPPEFDESRKLIVEAEEEQLRFILAKPMDVPTYVEHGVADLGIAGKDVMLEEERDVYELLDLKISSCYLAVAGLPGTKMSEIAPKIATKYPHVAAAYFREQGEQVEIIKLNGSIELAPIIGLADRIVDIVSSGRTLKENGLVKFEKITSITSRLIVNPVSYRMKDELINDMVSRLSKVVGGERL, encoded by the coding sequence ATGGATAGATGGTTAACGATTGCAATGCCGAAGGGAAGGATTTTTGAGGAAGCGGCCGAGCTTCTGCGGGAGGCTGGTTACCAGCTTCCGCCTGAGTTCGATGAGTCACGGAAGCTGATTGTCGAGGCGGAGGAGGAACAGCTGCGATTTATATTGGCCAAGCCGATGGATGTTCCTACGTATGTTGAGCATGGCGTCGCAGACCTTGGGATTGCCGGGAAAGATGTCATGCTTGAGGAAGAACGGGATGTGTACGAACTGCTGGATTTGAAGATTTCCTCGTGTTATTTGGCGGTTGCCGGGCTGCCGGGTACGAAAATGAGTGAGATTGCCCCGAAAATTGCTACAAAATATCCTCATGTAGCAGCCGCCTATTTTAGGGAGCAGGGCGAACAGGTTGAGATCATTAAGCTAAATGGTTCAATTGAGCTGGCACCAATTATCGGGCTGGCAGACCGGATAGTCGACATCGTCTCATCGGGCCGTACCCTTAAGGAAAACGGACTGGTTAAGTTTGAAAAAATAACTTCCATCACCTCCAGGCTAATCGTGAATCCGGTCAGCTACCGGATGAAGGATGAGTTGATCAACGACATGGTCAGCAGATTGAGCAAGGTTGTTGGAGGTGAACGACTATGA
- the hisD gene encoding histidinol dehydrogenase, translating to MKIVFAKEAVSIKRSIESGTNEQLDAVQRILADVRIRGDEAIREYTEKFDGVRLASFKVTESELEAAYREVDDNFIEIIREASSNIRAFHEKQLRTSWLTTEENGTILGQKITPLDSAGVYVPGGTAAYPSSVLMNVIPAQVAGVGRIAMVSPPDGSGRIPASVLVAAKEAGVTEIYKVGGAQAIAALAYGTESIAPVDKITGPGNIYVALAKKEVYGDVAIDMIAGPSEIAVLADETAFADEVAADLLSQAEHDPRACSVLVTTSRRMAEEVAHEIGRQLELLPRRDIAMRAIEDYGAIYVARDMDEAVRLINELAPEHLEIMTENPMELLGKIKHAGAIFLGRYSSEPVGDYFAGPNHVLPTNGTARFSSPLNVDDFQKKSSIISYSGAALKVNAEKIASFARMEGLEAHARAVEARLKNK from the coding sequence ATGAAAATTGTTTTTGCAAAAGAGGCTGTATCGATTAAGCGGTCGATTGAATCTGGAACAAACGAGCAGCTTGATGCGGTCCAGCGGATTTTGGCCGATGTAAGGATTCGGGGAGACGAGGCAATCCGGGAATATACCGAGAAGTTTGACGGGGTGCGGCTTGCTTCTTTTAAAGTAACGGAGAGTGAACTGGAGGCAGCGTATCGGGAAGTTGATGATAATTTTATAGAGATCATCAGGGAGGCTTCGTCAAACATACGTGCTTTTCACGAAAAGCAGCTTCGGACCTCGTGGCTCACCACCGAGGAAAACGGCACAATCCTTGGCCAAAAAATCACACCGCTTGATAGTGCGGGCGTTTATGTTCCGGGCGGGACAGCCGCCTACCCATCATCGGTGCTGATGAACGTCATTCCGGCTCAAGTCGCAGGTGTAGGAAGAATTGCGATGGTCTCGCCTCCCGATGGAAGCGGACGGATACCAGCGTCAGTGCTCGTTGCGGCAAAGGAAGCTGGAGTAACCGAGATTTACAAGGTTGGTGGTGCCCAGGCAATTGCAGCCCTCGCTTATGGGACGGAATCAATTGCTCCTGTTGATAAAATAACCGGACCTGGCAACATATACGTCGCTCTTGCAAAAAAAGAAGTATACGGAGATGTGGCTATAGACATGATTGCCGGGCCGAGTGAAATTGCGGTGCTGGCTGATGAAACGGCCTTTGCGGACGAAGTGGCCGCCGACCTGCTGTCACAAGCTGAGCATGACCCGCGAGCCTGCAGTGTACTGGTGACAACATCAAGGCGAATGGCCGAAGAGGTTGCGCATGAAATTGGTAGGCAGCTTGAATTACTGCCAAGGCGGGATATTGCTATGCGGGCTATTGAGGACTATGGCGCAATTTATGTCGCACGGGACATGGATGAAGCAGTCCGCCTGATCAACGAGCTGGCGCCTGAGCATCTTGAGATTATGACGGAAAATCCAATGGAGCTTCTGGGCAAAATCAAGCATGCCGGAGCTATTTTTCTAGGAAGGTATAGTTCGGAGCCTGTCGGTGATTACTTTGCCGGACCGAATCATGTGCTGCCGACAAATGGCACAGCCCGGTTCTCAAGCCCGCTCAACGTGGATGATTTTCAAAAGAAATCCAGCATTATTTCTTATAGTGGAGCAGCCTTAAAGGTGAATGCCGAAAAAATTGCTTCGTTTGCGCGCATGGAAGGCCTCGAGGCGCATGCCCGGGCAGTTGAAGCAAGGCTTAAGAATAAATAG
- the hisB gene encoding imidazoleglycerol-phosphate dehydratase HisB, which translates to MERIAEIERKTNETNIKLSLELDGEGRSELETGVPFLTHMLELFAKHGQFNLMVDAKGDIEVDDHHTTEDIGICLGQAIREALGEKRGIRRYGNAFVPMDEALAQVVIDLSNRPHLEMRAELPSAKVGTFDTELVQEFLWKLALEARMNLHIIVHYGKNTHHIIEAIFKALARALNEASSIDPNLQGRLPSTKGML; encoded by the coding sequence ATGGAGCGGATTGCAGAAATTGAACGGAAAACAAATGAAACAAATATTAAACTTTCACTTGAGCTTGACGGGGAGGGCCGCTCGGAACTAGAAACAGGCGTCCCTTTCCTCACCCATATGCTCGAGTTATTCGCCAAGCATGGTCAATTCAATTTGATGGTTGATGCAAAAGGAGACATTGAGGTTGATGACCATCACACAACAGAAGACATTGGGATTTGCCTTGGCCAGGCAATCCGTGAGGCGCTTGGGGAAAAACGAGGCATCCGCCGTTATGGAAATGCGTTTGTCCCGATGGATGAAGCATTGGCGCAAGTGGTGATTGACCTAAGCAACCGGCCGCATCTTGAAATGCGGGCAGAGCTTCCTTCAGCGAAAGTTGGTACATTTGACACTGAGCTTGTCCAGGAATTCCTATGGAAACTTGCCCTTGAGGCCCGGATGAATTTGCATATTATCGTCCATTATGGAAAAAACACTCACCATATTATTGAAGCGATTTTTAAGGCTCTGGCACGGGCGCTAAATGAAGCATCATCGATTGACCCAAACCTTCAAGGCCGGCTTCCTTCAACAAAGGGAATGCTTTAA
- the hisH gene encoding imidazole glycerol phosphate synthase subunit HisH → MIGIIDYGMGNLFSVSKALERLGARYFLSGDRAELAEADALILPGVGSFRDAMFLLKSEGLADMLHGYAASGKPLLGICLGMQLLFEESAENGPSEGLGILPGRVERFTGLAADGTPYKVPHMGWNRLSFKKESPILSGLEEGHVYFVHSYFVKADNPEYLIAQANYNEEVSAVVGKGNVYGMQFHPEKSGPLGIQLLQNFLKLAQAQEVKK, encoded by the coding sequence ATGATTGGCATTATTGATTATGGAATGGGTAATTTATTCAGTGTCTCAAAGGCACTCGAACGGCTGGGTGCCCGTTACTTCCTTTCCGGGGACCGGGCAGAGCTGGCGGAAGCGGATGCTCTTATCCTGCCCGGGGTCGGCTCCTTCCGCGATGCAATGTTTCTATTAAAATCGGAAGGACTAGCGGATATGCTCCATGGTTATGCAGCTTCAGGAAAGCCACTGCTCGGTATTTGCCTTGGTATGCAGCTTCTATTTGAAGAGAGCGCGGAGAACGGCCCTTCGGAAGGGCTGGGAATTCTGCCTGGACGGGTTGAGCGATTTACTGGTTTGGCAGCTGATGGCACTCCTTATAAGGTACCGCACATGGGCTGGAACAGGCTTAGCTTTAAAAAGGAATCGCCGATTCTTTCTGGTCTTGAAGAAGGTCATGTATATTTCGTCCATTCCTATTTCGTTAAAGCCGACAATCCGGAATACCTTATTGCTCAAGCAAACTACAACGAGGAGGTTTCCGCTGTAGTCGGCAAAGGAAACGTGTACGGCATGCAATTCCATCCCGAAAAAAGCGGCCCGCTCGGCATCCAGCTTCTCCAAAACTTCCTCAAGCTCGCCCAAGCCCAGGAAGTAAAAAAATAA
- the hisA gene encoding 1-(5-phosphoribosyl)-5-[(5-phosphoribosylamino)methylideneamino]imidazole-4-carboxamide isomerase produces the protein MSFTIYPAVDMRGGRCVRLLQGDYGKETVYGDSPFEMARRFAEDGASWIHMVDLDGAKDGKRVNDRFVIQAARELPHVRIQIGGGIRTEADIAHYLGQGVARVIIGSVAITNPDFAEKMIKKYGSQIAIGLDAKGGYIATHGWLETSNVKAVDLGRRFGEAGAETFIFTDIATDGTLAGPNVAATADLASATEKTVIASGGVSSLDDLRTLAAEKGISGAIVGKALYEQRFTLKEALQVAAAT, from the coding sequence ATGAGTTTTACGATTTATCCGGCGGTTGATATGCGGGGTGGGCGGTGTGTTCGCTTGTTGCAGGGGGATTATGGGAAGGAGACGGTGTATGGGGATTCGCCGTTTGAGATGGCCAGGAGGTTTGCGGAGGATGGAGCGTCGTGGATTCACATGGTTGATCTTGATGGGGCGAAGGATGGCAAACGGGTGAACGACCGGTTTGTGATTCAGGCAGCCCGGGAGCTCCCGCATGTACGAATTCAGATTGGCGGCGGCATCCGGACGGAAGCGGATATTGCCCACTATCTTGGCCAAGGTGTAGCCCGTGTGATTATCGGAAGTGTCGCTATTACCAACCCTGATTTTGCAGAGAAAATGATCAAAAAGTACGGCAGCCAAATTGCGATTGGCCTTGATGCGAAGGGTGGATACATAGCAACGCATGGCTGGCTGGAAACATCCAATGTTAAGGCTGTTGACCTTGGGCGCCGCTTTGGAGAGGCGGGAGCAGAGACCTTTATTTTTACTGATATTGCTACAGATGGGACACTTGCCGGGCCAAATGTAGCGGCGACCGCGGATCTCGCCAGTGCTACTGAAAAAACAGTCATCGCCTCAGGCGGCGTGAGTTCGCTTGATGACTTACGGACACTGGCTGCTGAAAAGGGAATCAGTGGTGCTATCGTCGGTAAGGCGCTGTACGAGCAGCGATTTACCTTAAAAGAGGCACTGCAAGTAGCGGCGGCTACGTAA
- the hisF gene encoding imidazole glycerol phosphate synthase subunit HisF — translation MLTKRIIPCLDVKDGRVVKGIQFVQLRDAGDPVEMAKFYDEQGADELVFLDISASHEGRKTMVEVVRQTASELAIPFTVGGGINSLEDMKTILRGGADKVSLNTAAVQNPELIKQGADYFGSQCIVVAVDAKYEPEWGTWQVYTHGGRKPTGIKALDWVKQAEALGAGEFLLTSMNCDGEKSGFDIALTKAVSEAVSVPVIASGGAGNAAHFAEVFREGKADAALAASIFHYKETSVAEVKQFLKKEGVEVR, via the coding sequence ATGCTTACAAAACGAATCATTCCCTGTTTGGATGTGAAAGACGGGCGGGTTGTGAAGGGTATCCAGTTTGTCCAGCTCCGCGATGCCGGGGACCCCGTCGAGATGGCCAAGTTTTACGATGAGCAGGGTGCGGATGAACTTGTGTTCCTCGACATATCCGCCTCGCATGAGGGCCGGAAGACGATGGTCGAAGTCGTCAGGCAGACAGCTTCAGAGCTTGCGATTCCATTCACGGTCGGCGGCGGGATCAACTCTCTTGAAGATATGAAAACCATCCTCCGCGGAGGTGCCGACAAGGTTTCTCTGAATACTGCCGCAGTTCAGAATCCAGAATTAATCAAGCAAGGGGCTGATTATTTCGGGTCGCAATGTATCGTTGTTGCCGTTGATGCGAAATATGAACCGGAGTGGGGAACATGGCAGGTTTATACCCATGGAGGCAGAAAACCGACAGGCATAAAGGCGCTGGACTGGGTAAAACAAGCAGAGGCGCTAGGAGCCGGAGAGTTTCTCCTGACTAGCATGAATTGTGACGGTGAAAAAAGCGGTTTTGATATCGCGCTTACAAAGGCGGTTAGCGAGGCTGTTTCGGTCCCTGTGATTGCTTCAGGAGGAGCTGGCAATGCCGCACACTTTGCTGAGGTGTTCAGGGAAGGGAAGGCAGATGCTGCACTGGCAGCATCCATTTTCCATTATAAAGAAACATCCGTTGCGGAAGTAAAGCAATTTTTAAAAAAAGAAGGGGTTGAGGTCAGGTGA
- the hisIE gene encoding bifunctional phosphoribosyl-AMP cyclohydrolase/phosphoribosyl-ATP diphosphatase HisIE, producing MNIAELTFDEKGLIPAIVQDSRTKEVLTVAYMNEESLVRTVETGETWFYSRSRRELWHKGETSGNIQSVTEIKYDCDSDALVVLVEPAGPACHNGTTSCFSETLYSRNSPEQALPSYPIPDETDDVSLADYTLVKKLVEDEFSILRKLESLIKDREQERPEGAYTTYLFEKGVDKILKKVGEEASEVIIAAKNRDPEELKWETADLLYHLLVLLREQNLPLKDVLSVLEERHTSHDKQ from the coding sequence GTGAACATTGCTGAACTTACATTTGATGAAAAAGGCCTGATTCCGGCCATCGTCCAGGACAGCAGAACGAAGGAAGTGTTGACTGTCGCCTATATGAATGAGGAATCTTTGGTCCGCACGGTGGAGACAGGAGAAACATGGTTCTACAGCCGCTCGCGCCGGGAGTTGTGGCATAAGGGTGAAACGAGCGGAAATATCCAGAGCGTCACAGAAATCAAATATGATTGTGACAGTGATGCCCTTGTTGTCCTCGTTGAGCCGGCCGGTCCTGCCTGCCATAACGGCACAACATCATGCTTCAGCGAAACGCTCTATTCTAGGAATTCGCCAGAACAGGCGCTGCCGTCTTACCCTATTCCAGATGAGACCGATGACGTTAGTCTCGCTGACTATACGCTTGTGAAAAAACTTGTCGAGGATGAATTTAGTATCCTAAGGAAACTTGAGTCACTCATCAAGGACCGCGAACAGGAACGTCCTGAAGGTGCGTACACGACATATCTCTTCGAAAAAGGGGTCGACAAAATCCTGAAGAAGGTAGGTGAAGAGGCATCCGAAGTTATCATCGCCGCCAAGAACCGCGATCCGGAAGAACTCAAATGGGAAACCGCTGACCTCCTGTACCACTTGCTGGTCCTCCTCCGCGAACAAAATCTGCCATTGAAGGACGTGTTGTCTGTTCTTGAGGAGCGTCATACAAGCCATGATAAGCAATAG
- a CDS encoding tetratricopeptide repeat protein gives MGKDSKAIKSKGKLLSFFPTGEYYFTKGLKAYHRRDFEKAKRYLQRALQLEPGEPMIACQLALVWTEIGEYTNSNRLLHMILDELDPHMNECHYFLANNYAHLGFFKDATRHSKLYLELEPDGEFYDDSEDLLELLVMESGDDEDEDDWYQEDDLMIRQEEARNLLETGYFPKAIEMLKGIVEEYPTYWSAYNNLALAHFYMGEAEVAESVLADVLERNPGNLHALCNLLVFAHYKRETEEKNRLIAVLRKVKPMMSEHQFKLGATFALAGEYELAFEWLKRLYKYGFEGDGPFYYWFAHSAYFTGREELARSIWKKVIEINPDKEGSEPWNETVSAGMEDLPRSILQKMDSEYLEERLFALFLASLSTKRDELLSSREACQNGKFTVPEKEYLAFLKCGKPTFMAAAHETAEMFYDAHQPIGALEAGLYLMWFAVAAEAKSQGLDLKNKKAWAAATEYVWFKYKNEHMTMAELGGRYGLSAGTVGKYVKLVDSCLLL, from the coding sequence ATGGGGAAAGACTCGAAAGCTATTAAATCCAAGGGGAAACTTCTCTCCTTTTTCCCGACGGGTGAGTACTATTTCACAAAAGGGCTGAAGGCTTACCACCGCCGGGATTTTGAAAAAGCAAAACGATATCTGCAGCGGGCGTTGCAGCTTGAGCCGGGAGAACCGATGATAGCGTGCCAGCTTGCTTTGGTATGGACCGAAATCGGTGAATATACAAATTCTAATCGGCTGCTGCATATGATTTTGGATGAATTGGATCCTCATATGAACGAGTGCCATTATTTTTTAGCAAATAATTACGCCCATTTGGGATTCTTTAAAGATGCTACACGCCATTCCAAGCTTTATTTGGAGCTTGAGCCGGATGGCGAGTTCTATGATGACTCCGAGGATCTGCTCGAGCTGTTAGTCATGGAAAGTGGTGATGACGAGGACGAGGATGATTGGTACCAGGAGGACGACCTGATGATTCGCCAGGAGGAGGCACGAAATCTCCTTGAAACTGGTTATTTTCCCAAGGCGATTGAAATGCTGAAGGGAATTGTCGAGGAATATCCAACATACTGGTCTGCTTATAACAATCTCGCACTTGCCCACTTTTACATGGGGGAAGCGGAAGTGGCAGAGTCCGTCCTTGCTGACGTGCTAGAGCGCAATCCAGGCAATCTGCATGCGCTTTGCAACTTGCTTGTCTTCGCGCATTACAAACGGGAAACTGAGGAAAAGAACAGGCTAATTGCAGTTCTAAGGAAAGTCAAGCCGATGATGTCTGAGCATCAATTCAAGCTGGGCGCGACATTTGCGCTGGCAGGCGAGTATGAGCTGGCTTTCGAATGGCTGAAGCGGCTCTACAAGTATGGCTTTGAAGGAGATGGCCCGTTTTATTACTGGTTTGCTCACTCCGCTTATTTTACTGGCAGGGAAGAGCTTGCCCGGTCAATCTGGAAAAAAGTAATTGAAATCAATCCGGATAAAGAAGGTTCCGAGCCGTGGAACGAAACAGTCTCGGCTGGAATGGAGGATCTTCCCCGCTCGATTTTGCAAAAGATGGACAGTGAATACTTGGAGGAAAGGCTGTTTGCACTCTTCCTAGCATCTCTTTCAACCAAAAGGGATGAACTGCTTTCTTCAAGGGAAGCCTGCCAAAACGGGAAATTCACCGTGCCGGAAAAAGAATATTTGGCCTTTTTAAAGTGCGGAAAGCCTACATTTATGGCGGCAGCCCATGAGACGGCAGAAATGTTCTACGATGCGCACCAGCCAATTGGAGCGCTCGAAGCCGGCCTGTATTTAATGTGGTTCGCTGTAGCCGCTGAGGCCAAATCCCAGGGTCTCGACCTAAAAAACAAAAAAGCGTGGGCAGCAGCAACCGAATATGTCTGGTTTAAATACAAGAACGAGCATATGACTATGGCTGAGCTTGGCGGGCGCTATGGCCTTTCTGCTGGAACAGTCGGGAAATATGTTAAGCTCGTTGATTCTTGCCTTCTTTTATAA
- the trxB gene encoding thioredoxin-disulfide reductase, whose translation MSEEKIYDVIIVGAGPAGMTAAVYTSRANLSTLMIERGIPGGQMANTEEVENYPGYEHILGPDLSTKMFEHAKKFGAEYAYGDIKEVIDNGDTKTVIAGSKEYKAYSVIISAGAEYKKIGVPGEKELGGRGVSYCAVCDGAFFKNRELVVIGGGDSAVEEGVYLTRFATKVTIVHRRDELRAQKILQDRAFANEKVDFIWNHTVKEINGKDGKVGSVTLVSTVDGTETEFPADGVFIYIGMVPLSKPFENLGITNANGYIETNEKMETRVKGIFAAGDIREKTLRQIVTATGDGSIAAQAAQHYVEEIKEEIKARQA comes from the coding sequence ATGTCAGAAGAAAAAATTTATGACGTCATTATTGTAGGCGCCGGTCCTGCAGGGATGACAGCGGCTGTTTATACATCAAGGGCGAACCTTTCTACTTTGATGATTGAACGCGGCATTCCGGGCGGCCAGATGGCCAATACGGAGGAAGTTGAGAACTATCCGGGCTATGAGCATATTCTCGGGCCGGATCTGTCCACGAAGATGTTCGAGCACGCCAAGAAATTCGGCGCTGAGTATGCATATGGCGATATTAAAGAAGTCATCGACAATGGTGATACAAAAACCGTCATTGCCGGTTCTAAGGAATATAAGGCATACTCTGTTATCATTTCCGCTGGTGCCGAATACAAAAAGATTGGCGTCCCTGGTGAAAAGGAACTTGGCGGACGCGGTGTTTCGTATTGCGCGGTTTGCGATGGTGCCTTTTTCAAAAATAGGGAGCTTGTTGTCATTGGCGGCGGCGATTCCGCGGTTGAGGAGGGTGTTTACCTGACCCGCTTTGCAACAAAGGTAACCATTGTCCATCGCCGCGATGAGCTTCGTGCCCAGAAAATTCTGCAAGACCGTGCGTTTGCCAATGAAAAAGTTGATTTCATCTGGAATCATACTGTCAAGGAAATCAACGGCAAAGACGGCAAAGTTGGCAGCGTAACGCTCGTTTCAACTGTTGACGGCACGGAAACCGAATTCCCGGCAGATGGCGTCTTCATTTACATCGGCATGGTTCCTCTCTCGAAACCATTTGAAAACCTTGGTATTACTAATGCCAATGGCTACATTGAAACGAACGAGAAAATGGAAACAAGAGTGAAAGGCATTTTTGCGGCTGGCGATATTCGTGAAAAAACGCTCCGCCAGATTGTTACTGCAACTGGTGACGGCAGTATCGCGGCCCAGGCAGCCCAGCACTATGTTGAGGAAATTAAAGAAGAAATCAAAGCAAGGCAAGCGTAA